The window AACGCCACACATGCAACCTAGATCTTACAGTACCACCACTGCACCTGTGTGCAAAGCCTGTGATCCGTCCATGATTCAACATGCATGATCTTAGAATGATGTGATGCACTGATGTAGATGCATCGCTCCACACACTCATTTATCCCACTGCTTGCTGTTGCTTGGCGATGCCGCTAAGGATAACTCCACAAGCTCTCCCCCTCCGAGGCCTCCGGCGAGTCCTCCTCGCACCCCTGCGGGCTCAGCCTTGGTGGGCTTATCAGCATCCCCTCCGCCATGTTCACCAGCAGCTGCGGCATGTCAAATATCTCCTCCTCGTCTACGTACCTTCCTAGCTGCTGCTGCGAGGCGGCGGCCGCTTCGGCGGCCGCCACGCGGATGTGGGACGGGGAGGGCGAGGCCGGGGCGGGACGGGACGCGATGTCGTCGGGGAAGTTCAGCACGGCGTCGGCGCCACGCAGCGCGCTCGCCGCGACGTCGTAGGCCACCGCCGCCATCTCGGCGGTGGGGTACGTGCCTAGCCAGATGCGGCTGGCCTTGCGCGGCTCGCGGATCTCCGACACCCACTTGCCGCTCCTGTAACGGATGCCGCGGTAGCTCGGGTGCTTCCCGGAGGCCGCCCTCTCCGTCCTCGTGTGCGTCTCGCTCCGCTGCGCTGCATTGCCTCCTCCCTGGTCATAAGGAGGTGGCCGAAGCGGCATCGGCCGGCCGCCAACGTGTGAATCACGGTGCATGTCCGAGCCCCGGTCAGCCATGCACCTGCACGAAGGAAAACAAACCaaggaaagagaaagaagagcGACAAAACAACCCTAGGCTACCAAAGCCATGGTGGTTCACATGATCATGTCGTTTGATGTGCGTTGTTCTGGTCGTTCGACAGCAAACGCGATGGTGGGTGGAACAAAGGGGAGAGATAGGAGAGGAGAAGGATGCGATGAACGCATTTAAGCTGTTGGAGGAAAGAGAAATGATAGCTAGCAGGCATCCAAGAACATTGAATAGGGTTAACTGACCAAGCCACAATGGATGGTGAGCAGGTCAAGTTGGCTTCCTTCATTTGCTAGTGGGTGAATCTTTTAATTGTTGGGAGCTCAAGAGGGCACAAGTCTTTGACCCACAAGCGTAGTGATCTCTGCAACTTTGGTTTGCTCCACATGCTTCTTGGGACATCACAATCATGGAAAAGCATCAAAGGTAAAATTACATGTAATATATGTTCTTCTGAagttagtgattttttttttttttgtatttatctCTCTAAATTTAAGTTCAACATATATATTACTGTGCAAATActtttatgataataataaaaatactaaaagtGCTTTAGGCTGTTTATATTATGTATATGTTTAACTTAAGCTTGTTGATAATCATATGCATAGTTAATCTGAGTTTTTAGATTGATATTACAGTAAGGAGTATATGTAAATGGTATACTAAAATTTATAAGGACCAAAGCATTGTTTCCAAACTTCATAAAGATATGCAAGAAATCCCCATCAAAAATAGTGCTTCAAATcagttaaatttttttcttttaatttgtaTCATAGCCTTTTAATCTTTGTTTAATTTAGAACATGCATGATGAGCTTTTTGTTCATGATAATTGTAATTTTCTTAATGAAATTTCCAGCAAATATTTGTGTGTCATCATGTGATAGAGTATAACTTAAGCCACCACTCCTTAGATGTTACGAGTTGAGTCacaacagaggaagaagaggtagTACTGTAGATTGATTGGACGCTTCCAAAACCATGTCACGAGACACGAAGGCCAGCGACGGACATCAACCCGACATCCAAAGATGAAGTCGAGAGACACGACACGAACAGCCGCAGATGAAATAGCTTGGTGTGTTAGGGCTAAGTGTGCGTTTGCGGTCGATCGAGAagactgcctcctcttcttcttcttcgactccTCCCCATCATCCATCCGCAACTCCATGTGAGAGCAGCGAAGCCGAGTGAGATCAGAGAAGGCTCATTTTGATCCAAAACATGATACTGTCAACTCAAAGGTGCTTGTAGCGACGAAGATGACTGCCGTCTGTCGAGAGCATGGAGAGGTGAGAGGGAACGCACGTCACTCGTCTGCTCGTTGATGTAGCCATAAGCTGTCTGTCAGACAGAGACGTAGGGCATGATGTTACAGATTGCTAGCTTGACGTGAGAGCATAATGCAAAAAGTGAGTGGATTTCGGCGACTTGTCGGGCACAAACTTATCATGTTGGTGGTGATGTTCTTGCCAAGGCTGAAACCAGCTTCATCTGGTATACATTATTTATGACGCAAGATAGACATTTTCCTTTTATTATCATATCATCTCTTTTATTTGTTACTGATGGCCAGTTTCTGAATTGGAAATCCCAGTAAAATAAAGCAAAGGAAAACGTACGGTGAAGAGGAGGATGCGACAGCCGTCAACGCGTGCTACGATTGACTTCCTAAGTTCCATCACATCGGTGACTCCACGATTCGCAGAGGTATAACCACGCGTATTACGTGAATCCTACGGCCGAGCAGTGCAACCTTCCTTCGTCAATTTCCATGAAAGAAAAGCGGCGGAAGGAAGGAAGAGGGCATTTATTATCGATGTGATGTCCTCTACGGCACACGAGTCAGCAAACACCACTTGTCCTCACCGTTGACACCTCGGAAATCCCTAACCATATATTCTACTTACTGAcacaccagagagagagagagagagagagagagatatatatatatatatatatatatatatatatatatatatatatatatatatatatatatatatatatatatatctcacgtGACGATACTTCCCTTCCACGTGCTCCCACTGTGGCGCAACCCCATCTTTCGTTACGCGTTCGCGCCTTCATGTTTCGTCACGCGTCCGGCACGGATCGCGACGCAGCGCTCCCGTGTTCTCTGCGGTTCCGCTTAAACCCGATCGACACGCCGAAGATCCTCGTGGTGCCTTCCCCGCCGGAACTcccctccgccgcctcctcctcctcctcctcctcctcctccgccgttgGCGACGACCTCGCCATGAACATCTCCAGCGGCGTGGTGGTCAACGACCCTCCCCCGATGTCCAAGGCTTCCACCGCCGGGCCGAACTGGCGGCCCGGGGCGTACTTGGCTATCAGCTGCATGATGTTGTTGCACATGCCCTTCATCTGGCCGAGCTCCTGCGACAGCTGCTTGTTCTCCCGCCGCAGGCGGCTGTTCTCCTCCGCGAGGTCCGAGGTCCCGCCGCTGGTCCCTGGTGCAGCCCACCCAGCAGTCACCGGAGCCGGCTGCACACAGCCCGGGGAGGATGTCGAGGAAAGGCCCTGCTCTTCGTTGGAATTGACCGGTGAGACTACCAGATTCGGAGGGGCGGACACCGCCGGGGCTGGCGTCGGCGAGAACTTTCGGCGGTGGATGTCGCAGAGGAGCCCCTTCTCGCCGCGGCGGAAGCAGTCGTTGGCGAATTCCCATCGATCCGGTACGATCTTCCGAAACCCCTGCGAAACTCAAACCCAAAATTCCAAGAAGAAAAGGAACTCAAAAGACGGGTTCGATCGAGCCGAGGCAAAAGCACGGATCGTCGGAGGGTGGCGAACGCACGTAGGTGTTGAGCTGGCGGACGAAGCTGGAGAAGTTGTTGTGTTTAAAGAACTTGGGGAGGACGTCGCGGGCGAACTCTGCCGGCCGCCAGACGACGAAGGTCGACCCGTCCTCGTTCCACGAGATCACGTCGTCCATGGCGGGGTCGTCCACCAGCTGATACGTCTTGGTGAGGAACGGCGTGGGCATCACCCGCTGTCCCTCGTACGACGGCGGCGGCGGATGAAGCGGGGCCTCCTGCTCCGTCCCCTCGGTCGGCTGCGATGTTTTTGCAGGGTGACCCATTGGATGCCCCAGAACCTTTTCGGTATCCAAAATATTCTAGAAGTTTCGCTGATGGTGTGCGTCTTCATTTATAAACCACAAGGGGGGAAGAACCAGGAATGGCGGTGAGATCAAACGAGAAGAAACGGAAAGAAAACCCCAGAAGCCGAGCTTCCAGAACCTTCCCGGGAGGGTATTATCGCAAACCGATGTGTGTCGGTCAACTTTTCGGTTGGAAAGCGTGCTCAGTGTACTGCACACCGCTCCCCGCAAAATAAAATCAGGCATCGGAGGTTGCGATCAGATCCATTCCGAAGCCGAAGTTTCAGAGTGCCATCCAGCTTCCACGCACGAAGTAAGACGTACACGTGGCTCGTACCAAACCGACAATGCAAGCGTTCTGTTGTCGGTTCCGATGGAGGCCGAATCGAATCAACACTTTTGGAAAGGGTTGCAAGAGGTGGTGGTGGGGTTCGAGGGCAGGCGATCTAGAAGTTTCGCTCCTCGGAGACCACCGCTCGGGTGCGCCGCCCTATGGAGGAAACACAAGACCCAGCTCGAAATGTCGCCGTGGCGGGCTGGCAGCCGATCTGGAGATTGATGGACGGTTGCGGATGGTTGTCACTGTCCATCGATGATTTGTCGTGCGGATGTCGTGGACGTGCACTCCACCTCGCCGAATACAACCCAAGAAAAAGAGACTTGCATTGATGAGATGAAAATATGATCATATTTTAGTGATACAACGGATAAGATCGTCGTCTAGATTGTGCGGAAACTTGGCTTCAAGTCCTTCTTTTCGCAGCCGATACGAGTATCGGAGTTTGTTCTTCGTTTAAAAGTTGGTGAGTTGGGTAAAAAGTGAATAGATCGCGTCTTACATCATATTTTTAGTTAATAGGACCTGTCAATCATTAAGGTTCAACTTATTAGGACGTGTTCTTTTAGAATGTCGTCAATTAAGGACCTTGAAAGGAACCCCACAAAGTCTCCTTCCTCCCACACCAACAAGTCAACCGAGGTGGTGTCTCTCTCACGCGCTTTCCTTTACTGGAGAATCCAACTTACTCCGAGAAAGCATGTTGCTGTGTCTCTCCTAATGGACGATCAAAATGAGACCCGCTGAACGACGCATGACCGCTCACGTGGGTCATCATCACGTGCCGATCCATCGCGACTTCGTGTTCAACGTCGATCGTCCAACAACAAACCCACTCTTCCTCGTGTACACGGCGGTTGCAACGAACCATCAAACTAGGGCACACCTAAAAGCGAAGCAgcaagagttagatgaaccccgGCTCTATAAGAAGGGGGACAAAGCTCCCATTAATGGCAGTCAAATCCTCCCATTGGCAAGGCCTCTTGCTCAAGTGAGTATTCCATTCGCCGCCTCCCCCGGGCCTCACCAATGAAATACTCACCTGGGCAAGATGCATTCCGTGGAAGGAGGCATGGAGAGCAACTGTCTCAGTTCTCCGTCACTTGCAGACGAGTGTTCGTTTGATTCCCAAGGAACTTTCTTTGGAT of the Musa acuminata AAA Group cultivar baxijiao chromosome BXJ3-2, Cavendish_Baxijiao_AAA, whole genome shotgun sequence genome contains:
- the LOC135631887 gene encoding ethylene-responsive transcription factor ERF026-like, producing MADRGSDMHRDSHVGGRPMPLRPPPYDQGGGNAAQRSETHTRTERAASGKHPSYRGIRYRSGKWVSEIREPRKASRIWLGTYPTAEMAAVAYDVAASALRGADAVLNFPDDIASRPAPASPSPSHIRVAAAEAAAASQQQLGRYVDEEEIFDMPQLLVNMAEGMLISPPRLSPQGCEEDSPEASEGESLWSYP
- the LOC103976300 gene encoding heat stress transcription factor B-2b-like, whose translation is MGHPAKTSQPTEGTEQEAPLHPPPPSYEGQRVMPTPFLTKTYQLVDDPAMDDVISWNEDGSTFVVWRPAEFARDVLPKFFKHNNFSSFVRQLNTYGFRKIVPDRWEFANDCFRRGEKGLLCDIHRRKFSPTPAPAVSAPPNLVVSPVNSNEEQGLSSTSSPGCVQPAPVTAGWAAPGTSGGTSDLAEENSRLRRENKQLSQELGQMKGMCNNIMQLIAKYAPGRQFGPAVEALDIGGGSLTTTPLEMFMARSSPTAEEEEEEEEEAAEGSSGGEGTTRIFGVSIGFKRNRREHGSAASRSVPDA